From the Drechmeria coniospora strain ARSEF 6962 chromosome 02, whole genome shotgun sequence genome, the window cgacgtcgacttgTTGGCGCGCAGGCAGTCGGCGAGATGCAGGTTCTTCACCCGTCGCACCGTCTCCTCGTGAAACGAATTCTTGTCGGGCGCGGCGTGGAAGTAGAGGTAGCCGCCAAAGATCTCGTcgctgccctcgccgctcAGCACCATCTTGACGCCCATGGCCTTGATCTTGCGCGAGAGGAGGTAcatgggcgtcgaggcgCGGATCGTCGTCACGTCGTACGTCTCGAGGTGGTAGATGACGTCCGACAGCGCGTTGAGGCCGTCCTCGATGGTAAAGGTCATGACGTGGTGCTTGGTGCCGAGGAACTTGGCCACCTCCAGGGCCGCCACGTTGTCGGGCGACCCGGGCAGGCCGATGGAGAAGGAGTTGAGCTGGGGCAGGTACGTCACCGTCTCGAGgttgttgtcgtcgtcgatgccgacgaggccctcgccgcgatcctcgtcggcggcccgggCGGCGCTCCGgttggcctcgagcgcctgctGCTTCAGGCGAAGCGTCTCGCgctgggcgatggcggcgacgaggctcgagTCGAGACCGCCCGACAGCAGGACGCCGTAGGGCACCTCGGCCATGAGCCGCTTCCGCACCGACTTCTCGAGCGCCTGACGGATCGACTGGAGGTtgagcggcgtcgagggcacctGCGTCGGGTCCCACCAGCTCGGCTTGAAGTAGCGCGTCGTCTGTCCCGTCTTGGAGTCGTAGACGTGGCCCGGGGGAAAGGCCACGATCTTGTCGCAGACCGAGTGCAGGCACTTGAGCTCCGAGGCAAAGTAGATGGTGCCCGGCTCCTTCCACGACCAGCCCTGGTAAAAGGTGGTGACGCCAATGGGGTCgcgggcggcgatgacgcggTCCTGCGTCTTGTCGTACAGGACAAAGGAGAacatgccgtcgaggtggctcggcgcgtcgacgtcgaatTCCGTGTACTGCGATTCGTCGGCAACGTGAGCGAGCGACTctccacctcgtccgcctcggccctccTCCTCAGCCTCCCCGGCGGGCAGGGTAGGCGAAGGGGCAGGGGTGGCCGTGGCGTGGCAGGGCGTGCATGCGGGGGAGACGAACCAGCGGGATGATGACCTCGCAATCCGAGTGCGTCTTGAAGTGGTACTTTTCCTTGAGGTGCTTTCGGATGTGACGGTGGTTGTAGATTTCACCgttgacggcgagcacgagcgacTCGTCGGCGTTGGTCAGGGGCTGGGCGCCCGAGTCTGGCGAGGCTCGTCAGCGGTCGTGCCGGCGGcaggcaggaggaggaggaggaggtcaGTACGGACCGACACCAACGATGCTGAGCCGCTCATGGCAAAGAACTGCCGCCGAGGTTAGCGACGGAAGGCGGCTCGACGTCTTTCGGCGGCCGATGGACCTACTCGTGTTGTTGCTGATGATGCTTCCGCCTGGAGGCGAGGGAACGGTTCGTTAGCATCGACGGCGGTATTCGACCTCGACCGACACGGAGGCAACACTCACTCCAGTCAGGGCCACGGTGTCGAATTCTGCAAACTCTGGGTCAATCCGTGCACCCTCGTGATCGATGAAGCAGGGAGCACCTACTGTTTCGACAGCTTAAGCGCCGTGGGCTTGAATTTCTGGACGTCCGGATGACTGGGCCACGGTCAGTCAGTTCGACCCTCGTCACCAAGGCTCGCCGTGGCGGGGTGTCGGCCGATCGGACGACCCCTCCAAAATTTtcccccgtcgtcgagggttCGGTCAGCACCACTCACCGATAGCAGGCAAAGATTCCACacatggcggcggtggtgctCAAAGGCCAATTCGGTGAAGCGTGAACGGTAGAGAGGTCGATGCAGGGCCGGaatggaggaggagaggttGTCGGAGCCGACAGCTGGGACAAAAATGCATCGAAAAGGGCCACGAGTCAAGGAAATCGGCGCGGGTGCGATAGCAAAAACCTCCTAGCTCCTGATAAGCGTGGCAGCGTTCGCACCACTGTAGGAAGCCAAAAAGCCAGGCTTCTAAAAgcggccgacctcggcggcgacgcggagTCATTGGTGGCGGCAGTCGAAggcttgtaggtgtacatgcatgtacttgcagtatacggagtgcaaCTATTAAAGTGCTGTACAGCCAGTACCGACGGCCCGGCTGGGAAGCTCCTTTGGTACaatcggtacggagtacttggctGAACGGCTGCCGGTAAcgctccgtgcatgtacatgtacatgtacttaggtgcgCAGAGTCAAGCGTACGTGCCacagtactacagtacgtacaggtTCCTGGCGTAGGAGGCATCAGTGTTCATGCGATGCGATCCAGTATATTTGTACATGCAACAATCTGCAAAGGCTTCCCAGTCGAATTCATGAACCGAATGGTTATTTCCACACGTCGTTCAAGTGAGGGATGGGAAAGTTTGATGCCGGGCATTCAGTGCGACGATGGAGACGacgtagtacttactgcagaGTCCCTTGACACATGCCGGAGAGTGCCGAAACAATGAAGGGCCTGGTCATTCATgctaagtacttgcacgtacctCTTCTGTCGCactacttgctgtacaagtaggtgtgcaagtacttgaaaAGGTACGGTGCTGATAACGGGGTTACAGTGCGGGTGGTTATGCCGACTTCCACGgctatgtaagtacagtacttattgtacatacttacctagtacagtgcctactaggtaaAGGTAGTAGACATGTAATTACTATTGACGCAAGCGTGTACCCAGCACAGTGCTGTACGACTTTGTGCTCCGTAAAGTATTATGAACTCACTGAAAGTATAGAGCAAGTAAgaaagtacagagtacggagtacttcgttTATGCATCAAGTGTTTAGCATCCGGAATACATGCGCACCTGGAGGCAAGTCACCCCCTGGATGAACAACACCTGCGTTTCTGCCCATCTCCTCCTTGAAATGAACAATATTACACGAGAGATGCCATGTCCAGCGACACGTTCCACGTGCCTAGGCCTCGGAGTGCAAGGCTCGGGTTCTTTTTCCTCGCAAGAGGGGCATCAGATGCACGCTACATACGGCGAGCCATCACCTACAGTCCCTTGGCCGGTCAGCGCTCTTGGTGCTAGCACCCAAACAAGCTCATTCTAACTGGGTGCCATCTATCCGTGTTCTtggacatgcaagtacttgcaatcCACATGTACATAGCATAGTTTGTACGAAAAGCTCGGCGGTTGCTTCATTTGTGATTCATCTCTGTATGGATGTTACATATTTCCTCGACGGACTTGTCGTACATACTGTCCAGGTTGCCGAGGAGAACAACTGTGAATAGCAAACGACCAAAGCAGCAGAGAAGCTGGTGaccctactgtacagtactaggcctccactactccgtacatttacACTGCAAGTATACTTATGCCCTAGCCGTCTGTATCAGTGGCACCAGTACGAGCACAAAGTAGCCGTTCGCTGACCAATCCATCGACACCACTGTAttttacttacttacggtaataatactacccaagtacggagtactgtacggagtactgtactgagtactgtacagagtactgtacagaatAAATTAGTAGGTTGCTTGTGCGTTGCTCGTCAGGCGGGCCCGCTGCAGCCTATGGCAGCATGCATTCTCAGTACTGTAAGTTACACCTTCAACTACCGCCAAGCTTCCGTTGCTACGGAAAAGCACAATGGATCTCATCAATGCACCTCGGCACGGTGGCGGTGGACGGCAGATATGACAAGTGTGCGTTCCGGGACGTCGTTCATGCAATACGTAGATTTCGCGCAGCACCAAGATGGGCATCAACCGCCAACGTCGTGGGGGGATGCATTTCTCCTGTCCGCCGCGCAACTAGACCATGTAGCTCAGCTCAACGTAGGCTGCTCGGTCCCCGTGGGAATTGTCGGGTGCTGGCAGCTCGACCTTGTGGTGCCATCCATCGCCCTCATCCTCCCATCCCCTGCCGAGCAGCCGCGTCTCTCGTCCGTGGGTTCGTCGCAAAGTCTTCACACGAGCAAGTCGATCCGGTTCGGGGCCTGCCGCCATGCTGAGCTTGAAGGGAACAATGgctaaaaaaaaaaaaaaaaaagcaaCCAAGCTCGGTCGCGTCAGGAACCCTTCTGCCCTCGGTCCGACCCTTTTACTCTTCTTTTGCGCCATCGGTCGTATCAATGCCGTGTCGTCGTGCCGTCTTCCCACGTCCGCACAGTCCACGAGGCGTCGAGTATGACCCGTCATGCTGCACGAGCCTGGTATTCCTCCCCAAGGCCTGCTCTAGCCAcgcctcgatgccgtccatCAACGGGTAAAGGGTCGGAAACCGATCACGGGGCGGGGTTGTCGCGAACCACTCGTTTCACCCTCTTCTCGTACTCGGCTCGGTCTCGCTTGAAGAGGTTGTAGGCTTCGGCCTGGGCCGGCGACTCGGGGTTCGGGTCGTTGAGCAGGTCCtggatgccgaggaggatTTGCTTCACCGTGATGGCCGGCTTCcacgcctcctcctcgttgaGGATGGACAGGCACACGGTGCCGGACGGGTAGACGTTGGGGTGGAACAGGGGCGGGAAGAATTTGCCTGGAGACTCGTCAGTCGTCGTGCGTCGCCGCGTCGCCGGGTGCCACGCGGGCCGAGGGCGGTTGCAGGGCACGCCGGGCTCACATTTCGGTGGTTTCGTCGGGTACTCTGCGTGACGGGGTCAGTGGCGAGGCCTCGCGTCCGTCAGCAGCGTGCGGGAGGCTCGACGTACCATCGGGGAAAATAATGTTGAGCTTGAAGAGGCCACCCTCCCAGATAGTCTTGTCCTTGCCGGGGATGCCGCACTCCCAGTTCTTCAGATCCAGGACGCCCTCCTTGGTCCGCGCGGGCTTCGCGTAGAAGCCAAACGGGTGGTCGCGCCGCCACTGCTTGCTGGAGAATGGTCAACCGtgccgtctcgtcgccggTGCGGGTGCGAAGGCGACACCCGGACGCCACTCACCGTTCCTCCTGCAGTCGATTTTGGCACAGCGCCATGGCGAGGAGTGTGTCTGATGGAGAGGCCTGGGCTCACCGGTGGCACGCGGAGGTTGTGACGGATACGTGCTCGTCGTTGACGGGGGAAGAATGACGGCCTGCTGAGAAATCGAACAGGCCGCGCTTGCGTCGACTCCTCAGGCGGTCATGGTTAGCGGGGGGAGTCGCCCGTGGTGGTGGGGGTCGCACCTTGGGATGGGGACGCGCAGCGCAGCGGGACcctaagtattacagtacttccaGCGGCATCCACGCCGACGGAACAGGCCAGGGCAAGGACGCCAGCGAGCATCTGCGGTGATGTACCACTGCCGCCAGCGAGCGTTTGCGGTGAGATGCCACTGCCGCCAGCGCCCAACCTCTCCAACTCCCCTCCAATCCCCCTCCAATGCCCCCTCCAATGCTCCAACGCCCCCTCCAATGCCCCCGCCAATCCCTACTACAATCCCCCTCCAATTCCTCCACCAATCCCTCCACCAATCTCTCCACCAATCTCTCCACCAATCCCTCCACCAGTCCCTCCACCAATCCCCCGCCAATCCCTCCTCCCATCCCCCCTCccatccccctcccctcccctcccacGCAAAGCACTAGCATAAAGGCGTGGGACCTGGGACCGGACCTGTGTTACCCAAAGGGGCCTGATGCTCCCACGCGCGATCCCTCGGCCCGGCACCAAGAAAAGGTACAACCCAGAGTCTTCACGAAGCTCCTTCTCGTGGCTCGCGGCCCCAACGATCGCCTTGCTCGAGTCACCAGCTGCTTCTTCACCTCCCTCGGCTCCCTTGCGCCatccctcgtcgcctcggagCACATCTCGTACGTGTCTTGTGCCTAGACCATCTCACCTTTGCCTCGTCCTTGATCTCTGCTCGGCGGGAAACACGTGCACGCGGGGCCTCATCCAGCAGCCTGCAACGTGCGGCCTCCTCCAGCAGCCTGCAACGCGCGGCCTCCTCCAGCAGCCTGCAACGCGCGGCCGGGAGGCAGCATGGACGCGAAGCCCGGCAAGCCAGCCGAGGGTCGGAAGAAGGATGTCGAGGTCAAGGAAGTCGAGGTCAACGTCACGGTCGCTTCagccaccgtcgtcaccgcgCAGCCTTGCGAGCCTGTCCCCGAcccggacgaggacgacctcgacgatcTGGATGGCAAGACGCCCGGCCCGGGGCCCAACAAGGTCCCAACCGTTTGGTTTCCTCGCTGACGATGCCTGCAGACTTGCTGGACGATTTTTCGGCCGCCAAGCTAGACGCGGAAAAGGCATCCAAGGCCACCGAGTCGGCCGAAACGAAAGCAGCAGGCTCCGATGCCAAGCCCCCAACGACCGGCCCCGAGGCCAAAGCGACGGTCGAGGATGAGCTTTCGGAGGAGGAGTTTGCGAAGCAGCTCCAGGCCGGCATGGCTGATCTGCTCGGCGAGTTGGAGAAATCGGTTcgttgccccccccccccccccgccggcgaggctgcgGCGAGAGGCTCGCTCGGATACCCTGCTGACGCCCGTCCCAGCCCGAGATGCAGGGGCAGTTTGAGGAAATGTTCAAGCagatggccgccgccaccaacgtgacggatgccggcgacggcgccgacggcagcggcaccgCCAAGGCACCACCGGCAGAGGCCGCGTCGGAGCCCTCGTTCCAGGAGACGATCCGGCGCACCATGGAGCGCATGCAGAACTCGGGCGAGCAGGCCACGGCCGCGGCCACGTCgggggccgaggacgacttCATGGCCGACATGCTGAAGCATCTCTCGTCGGGCGACTTtggcggcgaaggcggcgaggaggacttTTCCAAGATGCTCATGGGCATGATGGAACAGCTCACCAACAAGGATATTCTGTACGAGCCGATgaaggagctcgacgacaagtTTCCCGGCTGGTTCGAGAGGAACAAggagacgacgtcggccgaggacatgAAACGGTACGAGGAGCAGAGGGTCCTCGTCCGAGAAATCGTCGTCAAgttcgaggacggcgcctACTCGGACGGCAACTCGGCCGATCGCGAGTACATCGTGGAGAGGATGCAAAAGGTGGGTCCGGCCACgtcacgccgccgacgaagcacGCGGGAGCTCACGAGACGCAGATGCAAGCGGCCGGATCGCCACCGGCCGACTTGGTCGGAGACATGGCATCGGCGCAGGATGCCTTCAACGGGGACGACCAGTGCAATCCGCAGTAAAGGGCGGCTTGGATATCTCGTACTTGTATATACCCGCCTCCGCAATGTGGAGTGCAGCATTGACCCTACCAACACGCCCGTGTGGTTGGTCCGCCGCAAACGCCAACCATGGTTGTCACTGCGCCCCAAACGCCCGAGAAAAAAACCCTTGTCGCGACGGGAAGATGAAAAAGACGTGTCCGGTCCGGTCCGGTCCGGTCGACGGTGAGAGGAAAAGGCGGCCCGCTAGCGGCCGGCGTCTTCGGTCATGTCCATGCCGTCCGACGAGTGCGGCGGCTCATGGAGCCCAAACTGCTCCTGGGATATCAACTCGGCAAAAATGTCGTCGTACTCGGCATCGGACATGTCCGGGGACGGCGGTCGTCGGGACGCGAGCTGCTGTTGCTCGTAGGAGGTCACCATGGCTTCGAGCTCATCGAGCTCCAGgttcgtcggcgtcgtggcctCGTCTCGATCGAGCGACGGGCCGTGCCGATGCTGCTCCCAGAAGGCCATGGCCTCTTCGatgtcggcctcggtcgaGTCAGGTGGTGCGTCGTGCGTCAACTTTCCGAGGTTCGCGAGCCAGCTCGACTTGAGAAACTAGAGGGCGTCAGTGACTGTCGAGTAGACGAGATCGATTCGGTCGTACCTGTCCCTCGATGTCTCTTCTCTGCCACGCCTTGTCGTCCGACTTTTGACGGACGCGCTGGAGGAAGCTGCGGCGTCTCGCCTCGTTTGCCTCTTCCCTTTTCCGCATCACCGGGTTCGGCCGCGCCGGTCGCGACGCAAACTTGGACGGGGGCAGGCCTATGGGAGACGACTGGACGAGTCGCTGCGGAAACAGGTTCTTGCCGacgggcgagacgggcgacgaggcgcggatgggtgacgaggagagcggcgacgagacaGAGGGACGGTGGTCCCAGGAAGCGAGGGTGGGCGTCGGAGCAAAGGACAGCATGCCGCCCACCGGAGAGCTTTTCCGCTCGGGTCTTTGCATCAGCGGCGGGGGGGGCGGACGTGCGAGATGAGATGGGAcgcaggacgacggcggacgggTCAGGGCCGAGATGGGATGATGGCGATGTCTCGGCCGACCTGGCCTTTGATTAAAGCCGTACGCGATCCGCGTAGAGCGCGCGGTCACGTGTAAAGGACTTGTcgggagtaagtacttaagtatcctgtacggagtactgcacagtaagtaagtatactgtactgtgctccgtactgtaggtacagtaagtaagtatactgtaccccgtactgcactcccttagtactgtatgcaagtacaaccacaGTATGTATTTGCAGTCGTCACGCaacctactgtacaagtgcttgtactacAGAATGTTGGCACTTGCaattactgtacgagtacgtgagtacaactacattacatgcaagtactccgtacaagtacgagtattaattacagaacagagtacggagtacaactacattacatgcaagtactccgtacaagtacgagtattaattacagagcagagtacggagtacaactacattacatgcaagtactccgtacaagtacaagtattaattacagtacggagcaagttgGTTCAAGTACaatacctgtactccgtacagtacggagcactccttacttgtacatgtaggagCCACAAGAACTATGTACTGtccagtacaagtacttggatgcaGTGCTCCggactccgtaatactctGTGCAGTCGCTATTGTCTGCTGtagtgacgattcaattttggtagcgctgcCACTACAAGGTGAATCGACTctttgccaccccactatacatacatgtacttgggtgcgtTCTATACTTtagtgtacttacttggtactcCACACTAACGTACTACTGAtttagtactccgttctccgcactccgtgctccgtacaacgtATTTGTTACAGGGCACTACAGCACCGTAATAGCCTGTAGGTGCCTgtggcggaggcggcggggagCGGCAATGTCATGCAAAATGGCCAAGCCACAGTGCAGGACCAGCCGCGGCATCGTTGGGCGAATCAGCGACTCGGACGCCAAAGATGGTGATGTCGTAATAGACTGACTGCATTGACGGTACCTGGCTCTCGTGTAGTGCAACTTTGCACGTATTATATTTCTCGCGGACCCCGGAATTTGTTGATGCGAATCACCTGATCGATTTCCTGCCTTCCATCTCCCGCGTTGTCCTCTCTCACCACACACGCCCGCCATCGGATTCTTCCCCAAGCACAAAGTATGTTGAGCACTTGCTAATACAGGCAGTCAGTTCTCGGTCATTGCCGAGAGAGACTCTGAGAGAGGCGGTCGGACAGGCCATCTTCGACGAGAGAGAAGGATCGGAGCGGTTGAAGATGAACTCGACGACACTCTCAcgcgtcgccgtccgcctcggcaccggcccGCGGCCCTGGACGTGCTCGACTTGCCGAGGCCAATTGGCCAGTTCCCGACCATGCCTCGGCCCTTGGCGCCGATTCTCCTCGGGCCCCGGTGCCGGCTCCGGTTCTGGCTCCGGCCAGCGGTCGTCTCGGTCGTCGCAGTCTTCCCGTGGTGGCGACGGGGCCAGGCCTGGGAGAGTGCTTCTGTACGCCTCGACgggggccgccgccgtcgccagcaccgccctcgccttcTCCGACGACATCAGGAGCAGCTACGAAGCCGCGGGCCGTACCGGTCGCGTCGTGGCGGCGCTCGGCATCTGCATCAATGAGTAGGCGACACAACCTTGCTCGCGGCAAatccgacggccgagacctCCGCTAACGGATCGACTCGTCAGCTATCGGACCACCCTGAACGCCAAGGCTGCCCTGCGggatgaggaggagcaggaggccgTCCTCAAGGCCTGCCACAAGCGCTGCGCCGAGCGGACGCTCCGCGTGCTGGAGAAGAACGGCGGCATCTTCATCAAGCTGGGACAGCATCTGGTACGGACTGCTGCCTTGACAACTCCCTCCGCCCGTCACCTCCGTTGCCGTTCCGTACCTGCTGACGTGATGCCCTCTCGCGGCCGCACAGAGCGCCATGAACTACCTCTTACCGCCCgagtggacgacgacgttcATACCCCTCCAGGACAAGTGCCCCGTCTCGTCGTTCTCGTCCATCGAGGACATGTTTCGCAAGGACACCGGCCAGGACCTCTGGGCCTACTTTTCCGACTTCTCGCCCGAAcccatcggcgccgcctccctcgcccaGGTGCACCTCGCGACCGTCAAGGAGAGCGGCCGCAGGGTGGCGGTCAAGGTGCAGCATCCggacctcgccgcctgggCGCCGCTCGACCTCGCGCTGACCAAGTACACCTTCTCGACGCTCAAACGCTTCTTCCCCGAGTACGACCTCGAGTGGTTGTCGTCCGAGATGGAGCTGTCGctgccgctcgagctcgacttccaggaggaggcggtCAACGCGCGTCGCATGAAGGCGCACTTTGCCAAGATTCCCGAGCTGCCCCTCGTCATCCCCGAGGTCCTCTGGGCCGAGAAGAGGATCCTCGTCATGGCCTGCGAGTCCGGcagccggctcgacgacctggcctacctcgacggcaacgccatCGACCGCGACGAGGTCTCGGCCACGCTCGCCCGCATTTTCAACGAGATGATctttggcgacggcgccccgCTGCACTGCGACCCCCACGGCGGCAACATCGCGATCCGCAGaaacgacggccgccgaggcctcgGGCGCGGGCCCAACTTTGACGTCATCCTCTACGACCACGGCCTCTACCGCGACATCCCCCTCCCGCTGCGACGGTCGTACGCCAAGATGTGgttggccgtcatcgacggcgacatgGGCCGCATGAAAAGGTACGCCAAGGAGGTGGCCAACATCGGCGACCGAGACTTCCCGCTCTTCGTCTCGGCCATCACCGGCCGCGACTTTAGCGTCGTCAGCCGCTCGGGGTCCATCCTCGAGACGcgcagcgccgacgaggagcagacCATGAGCGGCGCGCTGCAGGAGGgcctcatcgtcgacctcgtccgcaTGCTGAGCCGCGTGCCGCGCatcatcctcctcatcctgAAGACCAACGACCTCACgcgcagcctcgacgagaacCTGCAGACGCGCCAGGGCCCCATCCGCAGCTTCATGATCCTCGCCCGGTACTGCGCCCGGACCGTCTTccgcgagcagctcgagcagaTCCGCGCCGGGGGTTCGCTGCTATGGCCTCGCAACGCCCTGCGCGTCTTTGCTGCCTGGCTGAGCTGTCTGCGCATCGAGGTGAAGCTCGAGGCGTTCGAGGTGTCCCTGCGGCTGAAGCGCATCTTGGGACGGCGGAGCACCACCTTTGGCGACGCAATGCCTCTCCAAGGTTGAAGGGGTGAGTATGAACGTGTACATGGACTTGATGTTTGCATGCGATCGGATAGATGCCATCATACTTGGTGGTtggcaggcaagtacatacagtagACGGTAGACGGGGAGCGCATTTCTGGACCATGCCGGCAAAGGGctacctaccctacaccACGACCTTTCCTTGATGAAACTAGGGGCCCAACGACATTGAGTCTATGATTTGGCCGATGATGAAAATAGCATGGATACGCGATTGAGTCTTGTTCTTTGTTTGCCATTGCCCATTGGTTTGGACATTGATTTGGacggtgcaagtacagcaacaATCCATTGGGCGAAGCAAGCTTCACCAACTTGCACAGTAGCCGAGAAATGACTTCAGCACTTGCATTACCTCTCTCACATACGGAAATGGCAACACAGCACTTGTAATCGGTACCCTCGTGCTTGCTCGGTCCATGGACATTTTGAAATGAATGACGACGACTTTTCACTtatttgtacttgcatctcATGTCCAGCCGGTTGCAATACAGGTACGTTGCCGAGTCGTTCCCAACGccctgtagttgtacgttgGCAGTAGCGGCGTACTCGTCCCGAGTGcgctgtactgtagcgaTTCGGTCCCTGTAATGGCCCATGACGAGCCGCCGGAACGGTCGCGTAGAGTGCCAATTACCAGCCAGCAGTGCTGTGGGGGGGTAACTATGGTGAGCATTTACAGCAGTCATCGTAGCCCGCTCCGAAAATCCCACTCTGCTTgtagcatgtacttgtaccgacTTACAGCGCTTGTCGGTATTATTACTGGTTCCCTGACCCAACTCCTAGTTACaccgtactaggtactaagtaggCAGCCAATTGCATACTTAACTGTTAGgtatatgtacatgtgcgtctGCAGTACGAAGTGTTAGTACCCGataactacagtaagtaagtacagtacttgggaCGGGCggtaatgctccgtactccgtacaaggaaTTACATGGACGACGCAAATTATTAGTAGGTCGAGTGCAGACGTGAACCTCAAAAAttgccgccgctctcgactCGCTCATCCAACAAAACGACGGCCTTTGCAAATTGGGCcaccgccgtcctcggtgcCGAGAGCCATTGTTTGACGCTTCTGCTCGCCCATGCCATTCATCGGCGTCCCTCCCACGTCCCGGTGCCCACCCGATCCCCCGTCGACATGCCTCGAGATCCCCTCATCGGCCTCGTGGGGAAGCCATCGGCGGGGAAGAGCACGACGCTCAACAGCCTGACGGACGCCTCCTCCAAAGTCGGTCGGTGAAATGTCCGCATGGCCGTTCCTTGGATCCCTGCTGATGGCCCTCTCCCGCAGGC encodes:
- a CDS encoding peroxin, which codes for MDAKPGKPAEGRKKDVEVKEVEVNVTVASATVVTAQPCEPVPDPDEDDLDDLDGKTPGPGPNKVPTLDAEKASKATESAETKAAGSDAKPPTTGPEAKATVEDELSEEEFAKQLQAGMADLLGELEKSPEMQGQFEEMFKQMAAATNVTDAGDGADGSGTAKAPPAEAASEPSFQETIRRTMERMQNSGEQATAAATSGAEDDFMADMLKHLSSGDFGGEGGEEDFSKMLMGMMEQLTNKDILYEPMKELDDKFPGWFERNKETTSAEDMKRYEEQRVLVREIVVKFEDGAYSDGNSADREYIVERMQKMQAAGSPPADLVGDMASAQDAFNGDDQCNPQ
- a CDS encoding ubiquitin-conjugating enzyme E2-18 kDa gives rise to the protein MALCQNRLQEERKQWRRDHPFGFYAKPARTKEGVLDLKNWECGIPGKDKTIWEGGLFKLNIIFPDEYPTKPPKCEPGVPCNRPRPAWHPATRRRTTTDESPGKFFPPLFHPNVYPSGTVCLSILNEEEAWKPAITVKQILLGIQDLLNDPNPESPAQAEAYNLFKRDRAEYEKRVKRVVRDNPAP
- a CDS encoding ABC1 family protein C15C4.02; protein product: MNSTTLSRVAVRLGTGPRPWTCSTCRGQLASSRPCLGPWRRFSSGPGAGSGSGSGQRSSRSSQSSRGGDGARPGRVLLYASTGAAAVASTALAFSDDIRSSYEAAGRTGRVVAALGICINDYRTTLNAKAALRDEEEQEAVLKACHKRCAERTLRVLEKNGGIFIKLGQHLSAMNYLLPPEWTTTFIPLQDKCPVSSFSSIEDMFRKDTGQDLWAYFSDFSPEPIGAASLAQVHLATVKESGRRVAVKVQHPDLAAWAPLDLALTKYTFSTLKRFFPEYDLEWLSSEMELSLPLELDFQEEAVNARRMKAHFAKIPELPLVIPEVLWAEKRILVMACESGSRLDDLAYLDGNAIDRDEVSATLARIFNEMIFGDGAPLHCDPHGGNIAIRRNDGRRGLGRGPNFDVILYDHGLYRDIPLPLRRSYAKMWLAVIDGDMGRMKRYAKEVANIGDRDFPLFVSAITGRDFSVVSRSGSILETRSADEEQTMSGALQEGLIVDLVRMLSRVPRIILLILKTNDLTRSLDENLQTRQGPIRSFMILARYCARTVFREQLEQIRAGGSLLWPRNALRVFAAWLSCLRIEVKLEAFEVSLRLKRILGRRSTTFGDAMPLQG